The Balaenoptera acutorostrata chromosome 15, mBalAcu1.1, whole genome shotgun sequence genome contains a region encoding:
- the ZNHIT1 gene encoding zinc finger HIT domain-containing protein 1: MVEKKTSVRSQDPGQRRVLDRAARQRRINRQLEALENDNFQDDPHAGLPQLGKRLPQFDDDADTGKKKKKTRGDHFKLRFRKNFQALLEEQNLSVAEGPNYLTACAGPPSRPQRPFCAVCGFPSPYTCVSCGARYCTVRCLGTHQETRCLKWTV, translated from the exons TTCGCTCCCAGGACCCTGGACAGCGGCGGGTGCTGGACCGGGCGGCCCGGCAACGCCGCATCAACAGGCAGCTCGAGGCCTTGGAGAATGACAACTTCCAGGACGACCCCCACGCGGGGCTCCCCCAGCTCGGCAAGCGGCTGCCTCAGTTTGACGACGATGCGGACACTG gaaagaaaaagaagaaaactcgaGGTGATCATTTTAAACTTCGCTTCCGAAAAAACTTTCAGGCCTTGCTGGAGGAGCAG AACCTGAGTGTGGCTGAGGGCCCCAACTACCTGACGGCCTGCGCAGGACCCCCATCCCGGCCCCAGCGCCCCTTCTGTGCTGTCTGTGGCTTCCCCTCCCCCTACACCTGTGTCAGCTGCGGCGCCCGGTACTGTACTGTGCGCTGCCTGGGCACCCACCAGGAGACCAG GTGCCTGAAGTGGACTGTATGA